The following proteins are encoded in a genomic region of Gossypium hirsutum isolate 1008001.06 chromosome D05, Gossypium_hirsutum_v2.1, whole genome shotgun sequence:
- the LOC107914097 gene encoding 60S ribosomal protein L3, whose product MSHRKFEHPRHGSLGFLPRKRASRHRGKVKAFPKDDPTKPCKLTAFLGYKAGMTHIVREVEKPGSKLHKKETCEAVTIIETPPMVIVGVVGYVKTPRGLRSLNTVWAQHLSEEVKRRFYKHWCKSKKKAFVKYSKQYESEEGKKSIQAQLEKMKKYATVIRVLAHTQIRKMKGLKQKKAHLMEIQVNGGTIADKVDFAYKFFEKQVPIDAVFQKDEMIDIIGVTKGKGYEGVVTRWGVTRLPRKTHRGLRKVACIGAWHPARVSFTVARAGQNGYHHRTEMNKKVYRVGKVGDETHSAITDYDRTEKDITPIGGFPHYGVVKSDYLMIKGGCVGPKKRVVTLRQSLINQTSRVALEEIKLKFIDTSSKFGHGRFQTTQEKQKFYGRLKA is encoded by the exons ATGTCTCACAGGAAATTTGAGCACCCAAGGCATGGTTCCCTTGGATTTCTTCCAAGGAAGCGAGCCTCTCGTCACAGAGGAAAAG TGAAGGCATTCCCAAAGGATGACCCTACCAAACCTTGCAAGCTCACTGCCTTTCTGGGGTACAAGGCTGGTATGACACACATTGTCAGAGAGGTCGAAAAACCCGGATCTA AGCTTCACAAGAAGGAGACATGTGAAGCTGTTACAATCATTGAAACCCCTCCTATGGTGATTGTTGGGGTGGTTGGATATGTGAAGACACCACGTGGCCTTCGCTCCTTGAACACCGTCTGGGCTCAGCATCTGAGTGAGGAAGTCAAGCGCCGGTTCTACAAGCACTGGTGCAAGTCCAAGAAGAAGGCTTTTGTCAAGTACTCAAAGCAGTATGAAAGTGAAGAAGGGAAGAAGAGTATCCAAGCACAGTTGGAAAAGATGAAGAAATATGCAACTGTTATTAGGGTCTTGGCTCACACTCAG ATTAGGAAAATGAAGGGATTGAAGCAGAAGAAGGCACACCTGATGGAGATCCAAGTCAATGGTGGAACAATTGCTGACAAGGTTGATTTTGCTTACAAGTTCTTTGAGAAGCAAGTCCCCATTGATGCTGTTTTCCAGAAGGATGAAATGATCGATATTATTGGTGTCACAAAGGGTAAAGGTTATGAAGGTGTTGTCACTCGTTGGGGTGTCACACGTCTGCCCCGTAAGACCCATAGAGGTCTGCGTAAGGTTGCTTGTATTGGTGCCTGGCATCCTGCCAGAGTCTCCTTTACAGTTGCCAGGGCAGGTCAGAATGGATACCACCACCGTACTGAGATGAACAAGAAGGTCTACAGGGTTGGCAAGGTTGGTGATGAGACCCACTCTGCCATAACTGATTATGACAG GACTGAGAAAGATATTACCCCAATTGGTGGGTTCCCTCACTATGGTGTTGTGAAAAGTGATTACCTGATGATCAAAGGAGGGTGTGTTGGACCTAAGAAGAGGGTGGTTACACTTCGTCAGTCTCTTATTAACCAGACATCTCGTGTGGCTCTGGAGGAAATCAAACTCAAGTTCATCGACACCTCCTCAAAGTTTGGGCATGGACGTTTCCAGACAACACAGGAAAAACAGAAGTTCTATGGTCGACTCAAGGCATAA